A single genomic interval of uncultured Methanobrevibacter sp. harbors:
- the thiL gene encoding thiamine-phosphate kinase → MSLKVSDIGEKELVRYIIANSRCITPDDTAITAFNNTNLISTCDMLIQSRHFPENMSYYDMGFKAVTVNVSDLAAMGAEPLGFLLAIALPKDLDIDSFKEILEGVLKACDYYEIPLIGGDTNESSEIIITGTALGLTEKPIMKDTYQKGDLIAVTGDIGLAALGFELSDLDNIYPKHALKPKAKIKEGIILKDFATSATDITDGLASELYEIKKDNYGFMIYEEMLGISDEYKRLADNLNLDYLDLILHVGEDFELLFTISKDNIEKLPFDYKVIGEVTDSDVVELTLENGFVERIENRGYEHYVSE, encoded by the coding sequence ATGTCCCTAAAAGTCTCTGATATCGGTGAAAAGGAACTCGTTAGATACATTATTGCTAATTCAAGATGTATTACTCCGGATGACACTGCAATAACTGCTTTTAATAATACTAATTTGATTTCAACATGTGACATGCTGATTCAATCAAGGCACTTTCCTGAAAACATGTCCTATTATGATATGGGTTTTAAAGCCGTTACTGTTAATGTAAGTGACCTTGCAGCAATGGGAGCTGAACCGTTGGGTTTTTTACTGGCAATTGCTCTTCCCAAAGATTTGGACATAGATTCATTTAAGGAAATTCTTGAAGGAGTTTTGAAAGCTTGCGATTATTATGAAATCCCTTTAATTGGTGGGGATACTAATGAATCTTCGGAAATTATCATTACAGGCACGGCATTAGGATTGACTGAAAAGCCGATAATGAAAGATACTTATCAAAAAGGTGATTTGATAGCCGTAACCGGTGATATTGGATTAGCCGCATTGGGTTTTGAATTAAGTGATTTAGACAATATCTATCCTAAACATGCTCTAAAACCAAAAGCCAAAATAAAAGAAGGGATAATTCTTAAAGATTTTGCAACTTCGGCAACCGATATTACTGATGGGCTTGCAAGTGAACTATATGAGATTAAAAAGGATAATTATGGATTTATGATTTATGAGGAAATGTTGGGCATTTCCGATGAATATAAAAGATTGGCAGACAATTTAAATCTGGATTACCTTGATTTGATATTGCATGTCGGCGAGGATTTTGAATTGCTTTTTACCATATCAAAAGATAATATCGAAAAATTGCCGTTTGACTATAAAGTAATTGGTGAAGTAACAGATTCTGATGTAGTTGAACTCACTTTGGAAAATGGATTTGTTGAAAGAATAGAAAATAGAGGTTATGAGCATTATGTTAGTGAGTAA
- the amrS gene encoding AmmeMemoRadiSam system radical SAM enzyme: MLVSNDLFKKSSKTQKIRCEICANYCKISDGNVGICRQHKNINGELFDESYGIVSSLSPDPVEKKPLNQFLPGTFTYSIGGFGCNMTCLHCQNYMISQEYDKNSRGIKITPEAIVENALNYNCKSIAWTYNEPTIHLPFSKKTSLLARQKNLKVIYVSNGYYSGKSLEEVLTFVDAFNIDLKSMSSDFYKKVCGADLDVVLDNLRRIYLEGKHLEITNLIINDYNDSIDEITQLCDFVVSELGPEVPLHFSRAFPYYKMNDISPTRPEILYKAKEIAQEKGIENVYLGNI; the protein is encoded by the coding sequence ATGTTAGTGAGTAATGATTTATTTAAAAAAAGTTCAAAAACACAAAAGATTCGTTGTGAGATTTGTGCCAACTACTGTAAGATATCTGATGGTAATGTTGGAATCTGTAGACAACATAAAAACATTAACGGAGAGCTATTTGATGAATCATATGGAATTGTTTCATCGTTAAGTCCTGATCCTGTTGAAAAAAAGCCTTTGAATCAATTTTTACCTGGCACATTTACCTACTCGATTGGAGGTTTTGGGTGTAACATGACATGTTTGCATTGCCAGAACTATATGATATCTCAGGAATATGATAAAAATTCAAGGGGTATTAAAATAACACCAGAGGCAATTGTGGAAAACGCACTTAATTATAATTGTAAGTCAATTGCTTGGACCTATAATGAACCTACGATACACTTACCTTTCTCCAAGAAAACTTCACTGCTTGCAAGGCAAAAAAACTTGAAGGTAATCTATGTAAGCAACGGGTATTATTCTGGAAAGTCACTTGAAGAGGTTTTGACATTTGTCGATGCATTCAATATAGACTTGAAATCCATGTCCAGTGATTTTTACAAAAAGGTCTGTGGTGCAGACTTGGACGTCGTTTTAGATAATTTAAGAAGAATATATCTGGAAGGTAAACACTTGGAAATCACCAATTTAATAATTAATGATTATAATGACTCAATCGATGAAATTACCCAGCTATGTGATTTTGTAGTCAGTGAACTTGGTCCCGAAGTCCCACTTCATTTTTCAAGGGCTTTTCCTTATTATAAAATGAATGATATTTCACCTACAAGGCCGGAGATTTTGTATAAAGCAAAAGAAATTGCACAGGAAAAAGGAATTGAAAATGTTTATTTGGGTAATATTTAA
- a CDS encoding UbiD family decarboxylase produces the protein MKLEGDNIIEITDELSSEFEVSKVLRQYPKDTVIVKNVKGYDMPVITGICNTRDKIAKSINCEVSEITEKIIEAMEKPIKVDKFTDFSEYDNLDVNLDKIPILTHYKRDGGAYITAGVVFARDPETGIQNASIHRMMVLDNKRLVIRIVPRNLYTYFQNAQKAGKDLDIAIAIGMDPAILLASTTSIPIDYNEMEVANAFKDGELELIKCGDLEVPQADIILEGKISVTETVAEGPFVDLTDTYDIIRDQPIINLEKMHIKKDNPCYHAIIPAGFEHKLLQGLPQEPRIYKAVKNAVPTVENVVLTEGGCCWLHAVVSINKQTEGDGKNAIMAALSAHPSLKHCVAVDTDVNIFDAEDVEYAIATRVKGDRDIMIVPNVRGSSLDPVAESDGTTTKIGVDATKSLKTIEKFERVSFGE, from the coding sequence ATGAAACTTGAAGGAGACAACATTATTGAAATTACAGATGAACTTTCCAGTGAATTTGAAGTTTCAAAAGTATTAAGACAATATCCTAAAGATACAGTCATAGTAAAAAATGTCAAAGGATATGATATGCCTGTTATTACAGGAATTTGTAATACCAGAGATAAAATAGCCAAATCAATTAATTGTGAAGTATCTGAAATTACTGAAAAAATTATCGAAGCCATGGAAAAACCAATTAAGGTAGATAAATTTACAGACTTCTCAGAATATGATAATTTAGATGTAAATTTGGATAAAATTCCTATTTTAACTCATTACAAACGTGATGGAGGAGCATATATCACTGCAGGTGTTGTATTTGCACGTGACCCTGAAACAGGAATTCAAAATGCTTCAATCCACCGTATGATGGTGCTTGACAACAAAAGGCTAGTCATTAGAATCGTGCCTAGAAACCTCTACACTTACTTCCAAAATGCTCAAAAAGCGGGAAAAGATTTGGATATTGCAATAGCAATTGGAATGGATCCTGCAATTTTGCTTGCAAGTACCACTTCAATACCAATTGACTACAACGAAATGGAAGTGGCCAATGCATTTAAGGATGGTGAACTTGAATTAATCAAATGTGGAGACTTGGAAGTTCCCCAAGCTGACATTATCTTAGAGGGTAAAATATCAGTAACCGAAACCGTTGCTGAAGGTCCATTTGTAGACTTGACCGATACTTATGACATTATCCGTGACCAGCCAATAATCAATCTGGAAAAAATGCATATTAAAAAAGACAATCCTTGCTATCATGCAATTATCCCTGCAGGATTTGAGCATAAATTGTTGCAAGGCCTTCCACAAGAGCCAAGAATATATAAAGCAGTTAAAAATGCTGTTCCTACAGTTGAAAATGTTGTCTTGACTGAAGGAGGCTGCTGCTGGTTGCATGCCGTAGTATCCATCAACAAGCAGACTGAAGGTGACGGTAAAAATGCTATTATGGCTGCATTATCTGCACACCCTTCACTAAAACATTGCGTTGCAGTGGATACTGACGTGAACATATTTGATGCTGAAGATGTTGAATATGCAATAGCTACACGTGTTAAAGGTGACCGTGACATCATGATCGTTCCGAACGTGCGCGGTTCCTCTTTGGATCCTGTAGCTGAAAGTGATGGAACAACTACCAAAATCGGTGTTGACGCAACAAAATCACTTAAAACAATAGAAAAATTCGAAAGAGTTAGTTTTGGAGAATAA
- the purE gene encoding 5-(carboxyamino)imidazole ribonucleotide mutase: protein MTPKIMIILGSGSDIAIAEKSMDILDKLEIPYSLKIASAHRTPNLVREIVSQGTDAGIEVFIGIAGLAAHLPGSIAAYTPRPVIGVPVDVKTNGIDALESIVQMPYPSPISTVGIDRGDNAAILAAQYIGLHDEEVRQKVIELRKDYAEKVKQSNEDIVQKIERKYLQNDFLRIKNLEINDVEIDETTNACIKNQDAEVVIIAGRQTDVGTAKKVGTILDRLKIKHDIKVVCPIRSTKKFTNYVKCMKNAKIFIGISSTSSQVTGGLVGLTDRPVIGVPCTNENNKDYMLTTVSMPPGVPVATVGINNGKNAAVLAGEILAIDNPYITELLGKLKDKKINL, encoded by the coding sequence ATGACACCAAAAATAATGATTATTCTTGGAAGTGGGTCAGACATTGCTATTGCTGAAAAAAGTATGGATATTTTAGATAAGCTTGAAATACCATATAGCTTGAAAATAGCTTCAGCCCACAGAACACCTAACCTAGTTAGAGAAATTGTTAGTCAGGGTACTGATGCAGGAATTGAAGTATTTATTGGTATTGCCGGTTTGGCAGCGCATTTACCGGGTTCAATAGCCGCCTATACACCAAGACCTGTTATAGGAGTTCCAGTGGATGTTAAAACCAATGGAATAGATGCGCTCGAATCCATTGTTCAAATGCCTTATCCTTCTCCTATTTCAACTGTTGGAATCGATAGAGGAGACAATGCCGCAATTTTAGCTGCTCAGTATATCGGACTTCATGATGAAGAGGTTCGCCAAAAGGTAATAGAGTTAAGAAAGGATTATGCTGAAAAAGTCAAGCAGAGCAATGAAGATATTGTTCAAAAGATTGAAAGAAAGTATCTTCAAAATGATTTTTTAAGAATTAAAAACCTTGAAATCAACGATGTTGAAATAGATGAAACCACTAACGCATGTATAAAAAATCAGGACGCTGAAGTCGTAATTATTGCTGGAAGGCAAACCGATGTTGGAACTGCAAAAAAAGTTGGAACCATATTAGACCGACTTAAAATCAAGCATGATATTAAAGTAGTCTGTCCGATAAGATCCACTAAAAAATTCACAAATTATGTCAAATGCATGAAAAATGCAAAAATTTTCATTGGAATAAGTTCAACCTCCTCACAGGTAACAGGAGGACTAGTGGGACTGACAGACAGGCCGGTTATTGGAGTTCCATGTACTAATGAAAATAATAAAGATTATATGCTTACAACTGTAAGTATGCCTCCGGGAGTTCCTGTTGCAACTGTTGGAATTAACAACGGTAAAAACGCAGCAGTCCTTGCAGGTGAAATTCTTGCTATTGACAATCCATATATTACAGAACTTTTAGGAAAATTAAAAGACAAAAAAATTAACTTATAG